In a single window of the Flavobacterium sp. W4I14 genome:
- a CDS encoding hypothetical protein (product_source=Hypo-rule applied; cleavage_site_network=SignalP-noTM; ko=KO:K21572; pfam=PF07980,PF14322; superfamily=48452; transmembrane_helix_parts=Inside_1_4,TMhelix_5_22,Outside_23_609) — MKRKYLFIIAAGTLFLTSILSACKHLDEKPDNLLTSDILWSNRANAESYLYNIYGAVLEIDFAHIGISDEASVSIPGTNVRQMVAGNWSPVNAYYDHWDHYYTGIRSTFIFEANVGRVPESQLSSALKTQYKAESKFLRGWFYWQLLKQYGPVVRLTTALALDEDFNKYPRNTFDECKDYVNQLMDEAAVDLPVSWASSSNYGRPSKGSCLAVKSQLALWAASPLWNGNPALSSLKNQDGKALAPTSFDPNKWKIAADAAKAVMNLNAYKLFTNLDNGGTRFDPYFSVRDLFLANWNSEILFSRNSWNYWGYTKASSPNPGGINVYNATQNVVDAFYMNNGRAIDDPLSQYNETGFAENNSDQTWGHKKGQWNMYANREARFYAYIQYNGRPVLPAPTVDDKNYYSSAGNVDGTGRIEFYYSGKAGAKATGITNNITGYNFLKNISPADNIRQDATNYRPFIIMRYAEILLNYAEALNEYDPSNPEIVQTLNLVRTRAGLPGIETVYPNAVGNKELMRKYILKERQVELCFEGDRYYTLIRRLLLGAPENQTIYTMNVNEDDGGLGFGFSSFYKRTLFQKRAWENKMYLFPISQYQLDRDRALVQNPGW; from the coding sequence ATGAAAAGAAAATATTTATTCATTATAGCAGCAGGGACATTATTCTTAACAAGTATTTTATCCGCATGCAAACATCTGGACGAAAAGCCAGATAACCTCCTCACCTCAGATATCCTTTGGAGCAACCGGGCAAATGCAGAGTCTTACCTATACAACATTTACGGTGCAGTGCTCGAAATCGACTTTGCGCATATTGGCATTAGCGATGAAGCATCTGTTTCTATTCCGGGCACAAATGTGAGACAGATGGTTGCAGGAAACTGGAGCCCGGTAAATGCCTATTATGACCATTGGGATCATTATTATACGGGCATCCGATCAACTTTTATTTTTGAGGCCAATGTTGGAAGAGTACCTGAGTCACAACTGAGTTCGGCTTTAAAAACTCAGTATAAAGCAGAGTCAAAGTTCTTAAGGGGCTGGTTTTATTGGCAATTACTTAAACAGTACGGGCCGGTGGTAAGATTAACAACCGCGCTTGCACTGGATGAAGATTTTAATAAATATCCACGAAATACTTTTGATGAATGCAAAGACTATGTGAACCAGTTAATGGATGAAGCAGCCGTTGATCTGCCGGTAAGCTGGGCTTCCTCCAGCAACTATGGTCGGCCGTCAAAAGGGTCTTGTCTGGCAGTAAAATCGCAACTTGCGCTTTGGGCCGCCAGTCCGCTGTGGAATGGAAACCCGGCGCTTAGTTCGCTAAAAAATCAGGACGGAAAAGCGCTTGCACCTACCTCATTTGATCCAAATAAATGGAAAATTGCTGCAGATGCTGCAAAAGCCGTGATGAACCTCAATGCTTATAAGTTATTCACCAACCTGGATAACGGTGGGACCAGGTTTGATCCATATTTTTCTGTACGCGATCTTTTCCTGGCCAATTGGAACAGCGAAATCCTGTTCTCCAGAAATTCGTGGAACTATTGGGGATACACCAAAGCATCCTCACCAAATCCAGGGGGTATCAATGTGTATAATGCCACTCAAAATGTAGTTGACGCCTTCTATATGAACAATGGCCGCGCGATTGATGATCCATTATCTCAATATAACGAAACCGGCTTCGCCGAAAACAATAGCGATCAGACCTGGGGGCATAAAAAAGGCCAGTGGAATATGTATGCCAACAGGGAGGCCCGTTTTTATGCGTACATCCAATACAATGGCCGTCCGGTATTGCCTGCCCCTACTGTTGATGATAAAAATTATTATTCTTCAGCTGGCAATGTTGACGGTACCGGTCGTATAGAATTTTATTATTCGGGTAAAGCTGGCGCTAAAGCCACCGGAATTACCAATAACATCACCGGTTACAATTTTCTAAAGAACATCAGCCCAGCTGATAATATCAGACAGGACGCTACCAATTACAGGCCCTTCATTATTATGCGTTATGCGGAGATTCTACTCAATTATGCCGAAGCTTTAAACGAGTACGATCCTTCCAATCCCGAAATTGTCCAGACACTAAACCTGGTAAGGACCAGAGCAGGCCTACCGGGAATTGAAACTGTATATCCAAATGCAGTTGGAAATAAGGAACTCATGAGAAAGTACATCCTTAAAGAAAGACAGGTAGAATTATGCTTCGAAGGCGACAGATATTATACGCTGATCAGAAGACTACTATTGGGTGCTCCCGAAAATCAAACAATTTACACCATGAACGTGAATGAAGATGATGGCGGACTTGGATTTGGTTTTAGCTCTTTTTATAAACGAACCTTATTTCAAAAAAGGGCCTGGGAGAATAAAATGTACCTCTTCCCTATTTCTCAATATCAGCTCGACCGTGACAGGGCCCTGGTACAAAATCCAGGTTGGTAA
- a CDS encoding hypothetical protein (product_source=Hypo-rule applied; cath_funfam=1.20.850.10; pfam=PF12972; superfamily=51445) — protein MANDGEQVFQDMAKAYNEKNTEQFIKVSAQFLEMIRLTDDLLSAHPYYQLNTYKTQALNLGKTSEEKKLNIHNAMMLITYWGENNPAEDNLRDYAYKEWGGLMKDYYLVRWEIYLEYLRNQLQGKNMQAPDFFWWERAWVERNLEIKKDDVTKPLYQVVAEILRSKTAAQ, from the coding sequence TTGGCCAATGATGGAGAACAGGTTTTTCAGGACATGGCGAAGGCCTACAATGAAAAAAATACCGAACAGTTTATTAAAGTTTCTGCTCAGTTTCTGGAGATGATCCGTTTAACCGACGACCTTTTATCTGCGCACCCATATTATCAGTTAAATACTTACAAAACTCAGGCACTAAACCTCGGGAAAACAAGCGAAGAGAAAAAGCTGAATATCCACAATGCAATGATGCTGATTACTTATTGGGGAGAGAATAATCCGGCCGAAGATAACCTGCGTGATTATGCGTATAAGGAATGGGGAGGATTAATGAAGGACTATTACCTGGTGAGGTGGGAAATATACCTCGAATATTTGCGAAACCAGCTTCAGGGTAAAAACATGCAGGCTCCCGACTTTTTTTGGTGGGAGCGTGCATGGGTAGAGCGAAATTTGGAAATCAAAAAGGATGATGTAACTAAGCCTTTATATCAGGTAGTTGCTGAAATTCTAAGATCGAAAACAGCCGCTCAATAA
- a CDS encoding beta-galactosidase (product_source=KO:K12308; cath_funfam=2.60.120.260,3.20.20.80; cleavage_site_network=SignalP-noTM; ko=KO:K12308; pfam=PF00754,PF01301; superfamily=49785,51445; transmembrane_helix_parts=Inside_1_4,TMhelix_5_23,Outside_24_780), translating into MKKQLVGLFFVMLLAFCFQSVLAQQETSAPFKISTASFILNGKPYVIRCGELHFARIPKAYWRQRLKMVKAVGLNTVCAYLFWNFHETTPGKFNWEGQADAAEFCKIAQQEGLYVILRPGPYSCAEWEFGGFPWWLLQKKDIKLRTQDPYYLERSRLYLQEVGRILSPLQITHGGPILMVQVENEYGSYGSDKDYLLTLRKYLKEAKFDVPFFTCDGVVQLKNDVQKDLFAVVNFGSNPEAGFKALREVQPEGPLMCGEYYPGWFDSWDNAHHTGSADRMVKELEYMLQQQASFSIYMIHGGTSFGLWAGANCQPYAPETSSYDYDAPISENGSANAKFYALRDMLKKYLQPGEVLPEVPPAIPVQQIAPFNLTGVAPIFAQLGKPKLADTTLNMEDLGQGYGMVAYETTLPAGAKSTLDLGEVHDYAEIYLDQKLIGVLNRMKNEHSIDLPAFAKRSRLRILVEAMGRVNFGEYMHDRKGLLGEVYQITHTSKVQLKGWKHYSIPLGEGNPPFKYQPIGTAGKLNEPAFYKSSFTAKNKNDFYLDMRWFKKGIVWINGHCLGRYWNIGPTQTMYVPGVWLNAGKNEVVVLDLHRPVAARLQGLEKPILDSLTEVKAISSNHRKAGQQFRNNADQLVHSGTMQNSASWQTFNFPLKNGRYIALEALNNFADDAFTALAELEVLDENGRQIPRNLWKVAYVDSEELKSQDGKSENVFDLQYTSIWHSQWKDNSPKHPHQVVIDLGAQTAITGIKVLPRQDMETGRIKDFRLYLSSKMFNGL; encoded by the coding sequence ATGAAAAAGCAGCTAGTCGGTTTATTTTTTGTTATGCTATTGGCATTCTGTTTCCAATCGGTTTTAGCCCAACAGGAAACATCGGCACCTTTTAAGATCAGTACAGCATCTTTTATCCTTAACGGTAAGCCTTATGTGATCCGTTGTGGCGAACTGCATTTTGCCAGAATCCCAAAAGCTTACTGGAGGCAGCGTTTAAAAATGGTGAAGGCCGTTGGCTTGAATACTGTTTGTGCTTATTTGTTCTGGAACTTCCACGAAACTACGCCAGGCAAATTCAATTGGGAGGGCCAGGCGGATGCAGCAGAATTCTGTAAAATAGCACAGCAGGAAGGATTGTATGTAATTTTACGCCCTGGCCCTTACTCCTGTGCCGAATGGGAGTTTGGTGGTTTTCCGTGGTGGCTGTTGCAAAAGAAAGACATTAAACTACGTACACAGGATCCCTACTACCTGGAGCGCAGCCGTTTATACCTGCAAGAAGTTGGACGTATATTGAGCCCTTTGCAAATTACCCACGGTGGCCCTATCCTGATGGTACAGGTAGAAAACGAATATGGCAGTTACGGAAGCGATAAAGATTACCTGTTAACACTCAGGAAATACCTGAAAGAAGCTAAATTCGACGTTCCGTTTTTTACCTGCGACGGGGTGGTTCAGCTAAAGAATGATGTACAGAAAGATCTTTTTGCTGTGGTAAATTTCGGAAGCAACCCTGAAGCCGGTTTTAAAGCTTTGCGCGAGGTTCAGCCTGAAGGACCATTAATGTGTGGTGAATATTATCCCGGATGGTTCGATTCATGGGACAATGCGCACCATACCGGTTCGGCAGACCGCATGGTGAAAGAACTGGAATATATGCTCCAACAGCAGGCTTCATTCAGTATCTATATGATCCATGGCGGAACTTCGTTCGGCTTATGGGCAGGAGCCAATTGCCAACCATATGCACCAGAAACTTCCAGTTACGATTACGACGCACCCATTAGCGAAAACGGATCAGCTAATGCAAAATTCTATGCCTTGCGGGATATGCTTAAAAAGTATCTGCAACCAGGAGAAGTTTTGCCAGAAGTACCTCCGGCTATACCGGTACAGCAGATTGCGCCATTTAACTTGACAGGGGTTGCCCCTATCTTTGCACAACTGGGCAAACCTAAATTGGCCGACACGACCTTAAACATGGAAGATCTGGGCCAGGGATATGGAATGGTAGCTTACGAAACCACCCTGCCTGCCGGAGCGAAAAGCACGCTCGACCTTGGCGAAGTTCATGATTATGCGGAAATATACCTGGACCAGAAACTGATTGGCGTATTGAACAGAATGAAAAATGAGCACAGTATCGATCTCCCGGCATTTGCAAAGCGCAGCAGGCTTCGGATACTGGTAGAGGCCATGGGCCGCGTAAATTTTGGCGAATATATGCACGACCGTAAAGGTTTACTGGGCGAAGTTTATCAAATCACTCATACTTCAAAAGTTCAGTTAAAAGGATGGAAACATTATTCCATTCCCTTAGGCGAGGGAAATCCCCCATTTAAATATCAGCCGATTGGAACAGCAGGAAAACTAAACGAACCGGCTTTTTATAAGAGCAGTTTTACGGCCAAAAACAAAAATGATTTTTACCTGGATATGCGCTGGTTCAAAAAAGGTATAGTTTGGATTAATGGTCACTGCCTTGGCCGCTACTGGAATATTGGGCCTACTCAAACCATGTATGTTCCGGGAGTATGGTTAAATGCAGGAAAAAACGAGGTGGTGGTGCTCGATCTCCATCGCCCGGTTGCAGCACGCCTGCAGGGATTAGAAAAACCGATTCTCGACAGCCTTACTGAGGTAAAAGCGATTAGCAGCAATCACCGCAAAGCCGGGCAGCAATTTAGAAACAACGCAGACCAACTGGTTCATAGTGGAACAATGCAAAATTCCGCTTCGTGGCAAACCTTTAATTTCCCTTTAAAAAATGGCAGATATATTGCGCTTGAGGCACTAAACAACTTTGCAGATGATGCTTTTACAGCCCTCGCGGAGTTGGAAGTTTTAGATGAAAATGGGAGGCAAATTCCAAGGAACTTATGGAAAGTGGCATATGTAGATAGCGAGGAACTGAAAAGCCAGGATGGCAAATCGGAAAATGTATTTGATCTTCAATATACCAGTATCTGGCATAGCCAATGGAAAGATAACAGTCCAAAACATCCACATCAGGTTGTAATTGATTTGGGTGCACAAACAGCCATTACCGGCATTAAGGTATTGCCACGGCAGGATATGGAAACAGGCAGGATTAAGGATTTCAGGCTGTACCTGAGTAGCAAAATGTTTAATGGACTTTAG
- a CDS encoding alpha-N-acetylglucosaminidase (product_source=KO:K01205; cleavage_site_network=SignalP-noTM; ko=KO:K01205; pfam=PF05089,PF12971,PF12972) yields the protein MRKFTCLLLFLIPLNLLAQPFRSVQELIKRRTPWLADQVVFKQLKGGHNDVFELNSAGNKLVISASGPNAAAVGLNWYLKYYCNRSMSHMGDNLSAVYPIPQVKKSVRVEAPAKYRYALNYCTYNYTMSFYDWKDWEHELDWMALNGVNLMLTVNGMEAVWQKTLKQIGYTDQEINDFLVGPAYTAWWLMGNIQGWGGPMPQSEIDGRKVLQQKMMARMKELGIAPVLQGFYGMVPGSLKDKSKAHIIDQKTWGAFKRPDILVPNSSDFSRIAGIYYKEVQKAYGKDILFFAGDPFHEGGITAGIDLKAAGKSIQQEMQKSFPGSIWVLQGWQDNPKQQMLDGLDKPHVLVQELFGEFTNNWEKRKGYDSTPFIWSVVNNFGERPGLYGKLQRFADEVDRIRKGPYNEVLKGVGIMPEGLNNNPPVYDLMLELGWRNDHVEVKNWLSGYTKYRYGKSNPHIDQAWQGFLETIYQSIPGYQEGASESIFCVRPALDAKAVSRWGTRVRTYDLAKFKDAAIEFAKAAPEFKNSDTYQIDLINIIKAGIGQ from the coding sequence ATGCGAAAATTTACCTGTTTACTTTTGTTTTTAATCCCGTTAAATCTTTTGGCCCAGCCGTTCAGGTCTGTTCAGGAGTTAATTAAGCGAAGAACACCATGGTTAGCAGACCAGGTGGTTTTTAAGCAGTTAAAAGGCGGTCATAACGACGTGTTTGAGTTAAACAGTGCTGGCAATAAACTAGTCATTAGTGCATCTGGTCCCAATGCTGCCGCTGTTGGATTGAACTGGTATTTAAAATACTATTGTAACCGCTCCATGTCGCACATGGGCGATAACCTTTCGGCGGTATACCCAATACCCCAGGTAAAGAAAAGTGTACGCGTTGAGGCCCCTGCAAAATACCGTTATGCCTTAAACTATTGCACCTATAATTATACCATGAGCTTTTATGATTGGAAAGACTGGGAACATGAGCTTGATTGGATGGCTTTAAATGGTGTTAACCTGATGCTTACCGTAAACGGCATGGAAGCAGTATGGCAAAAAACGCTGAAACAGATTGGATATACTGACCAAGAGATTAATGATTTTTTAGTGGGACCTGCATATACCGCATGGTGGCTTATGGGAAACATTCAGGGTTGGGGAGGCCCAATGCCTCAAAGTGAGATAGATGGCCGTAAAGTGCTGCAACAGAAAATGATGGCCAGAATGAAAGAACTGGGAATAGCACCGGTATTACAAGGTTTTTATGGTATGGTTCCGGGCTCTTTGAAAGATAAAAGTAAGGCACACATTATCGACCAAAAAACCTGGGGTGCATTTAAACGGCCGGATATCTTGGTTCCTAACAGCTCTGACTTTTCCAGAATAGCAGGAATATATTATAAGGAAGTTCAGAAAGCATACGGAAAAGACATCCTTTTTTTTGCAGGAGATCCTTTCCACGAAGGTGGAATTACAGCGGGCATAGATTTAAAGGCGGCAGGCAAATCCATTCAACAGGAAATGCAGAAGAGTTTCCCAGGATCGATCTGGGTGCTGCAAGGCTGGCAGGATAACCCGAAGCAGCAAATGCTCGATGGGCTAGATAAGCCGCATGTGCTGGTACAGGAGCTGTTTGGCGAATTCACCAATAATTGGGAGAAGAGAAAAGGTTACGATTCTACACCATTTATCTGGAGTGTAGTGAATAATTTTGGCGAAAGACCAGGTTTGTACGGAAAATTGCAACGCTTTGCAGACGAGGTAGACAGGATCAGGAAAGGCCCTTACAATGAAGTATTAAAAGGGGTAGGAATTATGCCTGAAGGGCTGAATAATAACCCTCCTGTATATGACCTGATGTTGGAGCTGGGCTGGCGGAACGACCATGTTGAGGTGAAAAACTGGCTGAGCGGTTATACCAAATATCGCTATGGAAAATCAAATCCTCATATCGATCAGGCCTGGCAGGGTTTCCTCGAAACCATTTACCAAAGTATTCCGGGTTACCAGGAAGGTGCAAGTGAATCTATATTTTGTGTGCGGCCAGCGCTTGATGCCAAAGCGGTTTCCCGCTGGGGTACCAGGGTAAGAACCTACGATCTGGCGAAGTTTAAGGATGCAGCCATAGAATTTGCCAAAGCAGCACCAGAATTTAAAAATTCCGACACCTACCAGATCGATCTGATCAATATTATTAAGGCAGGTATTGGCCAATGA
- a CDS encoding hypothetical protein (product_source=Hypo-rule applied; cleavage_site_network=SignalP-noTM; pfam=PF13229; smart=SM00710; superfamily=51126), with product MKFYCFLGLFLLAQTLVCANKTFAAVLQTKKKSHKYYVSANGSDSNIGTINAPFQTINAALNQAAPGDQVVVRAGTYHQQVKFPRSGTPGKTISLQSYPKEKPVIDGSKIAVTGWQALVTINNVSWVTIDGFDICNLHSSMVNTDPQGIAIYGSGQHNSIKNCNIYNIKNNTTLAQGRSGHAILAIGNGSIPISNLSITGCTVHDTQTGTSENVTLAGNINGFTFSNNKVYDTENIGVIVAGGDGLNPNGAIATNYARNGIISNNIFHHNTMTKTPGTWGADRYGAISIYVCGGANTLIENNIVYESDRGIGLVSESNIYPTRTTTVRNNLVYNCYRAGIYLGDYLNYTVSGTKNCSILNNTLFQNNRVLGAFGEIEGEIRLTEHCDSNVIKYNHVYAGPQDLLVHKYTTTGSHNLIDHNSYFSTRQPQWIWNSTNGNPITDFETWKKSSSQDTHSTLKIVNSKFYANRLKKWKRSLPSKI from the coding sequence ATGAAATTTTATTGTTTCCTGGGCCTGTTTTTATTAGCACAGACACTGGTCTGTGCTAATAAAACGTTTGCTGCTGTATTGCAAACCAAAAAGAAGTCCCATAAATATTATGTATCGGCTAATGGCTCAGATAGCAATATCGGGACGATTAACGCGCCCTTCCAAACCATTAATGCGGCATTAAACCAAGCCGCGCCCGGAGATCAGGTAGTGGTGAGGGCTGGCACTTACCATCAACAAGTGAAATTTCCCAGATCAGGCACGCCAGGCAAAACCATCAGCCTTCAAAGTTATCCAAAAGAAAAACCAGTTATCGATGGCAGCAAAATTGCGGTTACCGGATGGCAGGCTTTGGTTACGATCAATAATGTGAGTTGGGTAACTATCGATGGTTTTGACATTTGTAACCTTCATAGTTCCATGGTTAACACAGATCCACAAGGAATTGCGATTTATGGCAGTGGGCAGCACAACAGCATTAAAAACTGCAACATTTATAACATCAAAAACAACACGACACTTGCCCAGGGCAGAAGCGGACATGCCATACTCGCCATCGGAAACGGCAGCATCCCCATCTCAAACCTATCTATTACCGGTTGTACCGTTCACGATACCCAAACCGGAACAAGTGAAAATGTAACCCTTGCCGGAAATATAAATGGCTTCACGTTCAGCAACAATAAAGTATATGATACCGAGAACATTGGCGTTATTGTAGCCGGTGGCGATGGCCTTAACCCTAATGGAGCTATAGCCACAAACTATGCCCGCAACGGCATCATCAGCAATAATATTTTTCACCATAACACCATGACCAAAACGCCTGGAACTTGGGGAGCCGACCGGTACGGCGCAATCTCCATTTATGTTTGTGGTGGAGCCAATACCCTGATCGAAAACAATATCGTTTATGAAAGCGACAGGGGAATCGGTCTGGTTAGCGAAAGCAATATTTACCCCACAAGAACCACAACCGTTAGGAACAACCTGGTTTACAATTGTTACCGCGCCGGCATTTACCTGGGTGATTATTTAAATTATACCGTCTCCGGAACTAAAAACTGCTCTATATTGAACAATACGCTTTTTCAGAACAACCGCGTGTTGGGCGCATTCGGAGAAATAGAGGGCGAAATCAGGCTGACTGAACACTGCGATAGCAACGTGATCAAATACAACCATGTTTATGCTGGCCCTCAGGACCTCCTTGTCCACAAATACACCACCACAGGAAGCCATAACCTCATTGACCATAATAGCTATTTTAGCACCAGACAGCCGCAATGGATCTGGAACAGCACCAATGGCAATCCAATCACTGATTTCGAGACCTGGAAAAAATCCAGCAGTCAGGATACCCATTCAACCTTAAAAATCGTCAACTCAAAGTTTTACGCTAACCGCCTAAAGAAATGGAAAAGATCCCTACCATCAAAGATATAG
- a CDS encoding sugar lactone lactonase YvrE (product_source=COG3386; cath_funfam=2.120.10.30; cog=COG3386; pfam=PF01436,PF01833; smart=SM00429; superfamily=63829): MKKFIHNIAERSHLLSCTICILLLVTSCKKNKTDGFDPSSPIAISDFIPKKGGGSTEILITGTNFTSDLSKITVSLNEQPLKVIGASATQIMVVVPKKSKSGPIKVKIENKETSSVAIFNYEYTRTVTTLAGSGKAGFANGKGTDASFNFSGQNWYRSSGIVVDDQLNVYVADPGNHCIRKIDPEGNVTTLAGNPALAGYADGKGTTANFSLPYDLAIDGSGNLYCVDPGNWDIRMITPDGQAKTWGFANQEPWSIAFDKSSGKVFYSSCSSPGNIYQIDAQGSTKQVISGLNYPAGIKFDRAGNLFVSAHGDQVIRKFNAGTWQGSIVAGQQDKIGYLNGDPKSAQFAYPWGIAIDGSDNIYVAGNGTGGGSTSNPDQSIRLVQANTYQVSTFAGSGVAGYTDGFGQQASFSAPGGVAVDKNGTVYVLDKNNNRIRKIISE, translated from the coding sequence ATGAAAAAATTCATCCATAACATAGCAGAACGTTCGCACTTGTTAAGTTGCACAATCTGTATTTTGCTCCTTGTTACAAGCTGCAAAAAAAATAAAACCGATGGCTTTGATCCGTCTTCACCGATTGCTATCTCAGATTTTATTCCAAAAAAAGGTGGCGGCAGCACAGAAATACTCATTACCGGCACCAACTTCACTTCTGATCTCTCCAAAATCACAGTGAGCTTGAATGAGCAGCCGCTTAAGGTAATTGGTGCCAGCGCTACACAGATCATGGTAGTAGTGCCCAAAAAATCAAAATCAGGTCCGATAAAAGTGAAGATAGAAAATAAAGAAACCTCAAGTGTGGCGATTTTCAATTATGAATACACCCGGACAGTTACAACCCTGGCGGGTTCGGGTAAGGCAGGATTTGCCAACGGCAAAGGAACAGATGCCTCTTTTAACTTTTCCGGTCAAAATTGGTACAGAAGTTCAGGCATTGTGGTAGATGACCAGCTTAACGTTTATGTAGCTGATCCGGGTAACCATTGTATCCGCAAAATCGATCCGGAAGGAAACGTGACTACCCTGGCAGGTAACCCTGCCCTTGCCGGTTATGCAGATGGCAAAGGCACCACAGCCAATTTCTCTTTGCCTTACGATCTTGCGATTGATGGCAGTGGAAACCTATACTGTGTAGACCCTGGCAACTGGGATATCAGGATGATCACTCCTGACGGGCAGGCCAAAACCTGGGGCTTCGCCAATCAGGAACCTTGGAGCATTGCTTTTGACAAAAGCAGCGGCAAAGTCTTCTACTCTAGCTGTTCAAGTCCTGGAAACATTTATCAGATTGATGCTCAGGGCAGCACCAAGCAGGTCATTTCTGGCCTCAATTACCCTGCAGGCATTAAATTTGACCGTGCCGGTAATTTATTCGTATCTGCGCATGGCGATCAGGTGATCAGAAAGTTCAATGCGGGTACCTGGCAAGGAAGCATTGTTGCGGGTCAACAGGATAAAATAGGTTATTTAAATGGCGACCCTAAATCGGCGCAATTTGCTTACCCATGGGGCATTGCTATAGATGGCAGCGATAATATTTACGTCGCCGGCAATGGAACCGGTGGAGGAAGCACCAGCAATCCTGATCAAAGTATCCGATTGGTACAAGCGAATACTTATCAGGTAAGCACCTTTGCAGGGAGTGGTGTAGCCGGATATACGGACGGTTTTGGACAGCAGGCATCTTTCAGTGCACCTGGCGGCGTTGCAGTAGATAAAAACGGAACCGTTTATGTATTGGACAAAAACAACAACAGGATCAGAAAAATCATTTCAGAATAA
- a CDS encoding LacI family transcriptional regulator (product_source=KO:K02529; cath_funfam=1.10.260.40,3.40.50.2300; cog=COG1609; ko=KO:K02529; pfam=PF00356,PF13407; smart=SM00354; superfamily=47413,47986) has protein sequence MEKIPTIKDIARRLKINPSTVSRALKGHPSIGLVTTMRVNKIAEELNYHPNQNAIFLKQGKTFTVGVVLPDIADPFYCSILSKMERYSHKKNYNVIFGQSFKNPDQERQILENMTNLRVDGILIALCKPKVPSKQLDQLKRYNIPVVILDSRNMVSDQPHQFIERLFSILEFQQLPDIKA, from the coding sequence ATGGAAAAGATCCCTACCATCAAAGATATAGCCAGACGCCTGAAGATTAATCCTTCAACGGTATCGAGAGCACTTAAAGGCCACCCCAGTATTGGCCTTGTTACTACAATGAGGGTAAATAAAATTGCGGAAGAGCTAAATTATCACCCCAATCAAAATGCAATATTCCTGAAACAGGGAAAAACTTTTACTGTAGGGGTTGTGCTTCCAGATATTGCAGATCCTTTTTACTGTTCCATTCTGAGTAAAATGGAACGTTATTCGCACAAAAAAAATTACAATGTTATTTTTGGCCAGTCATTTAAGAATCCTGATCAGGAAAGACAAATCCTGGAAAACATGACAAACCTGCGGGTTGATGGTATTCTGATTGCACTCTGCAAGCCTAAAGTGCCCTCAAAACAGCTCGACCAGTTAAAAAGGTACAATATTCCTGTTGTGATTTTAGACAGCAGGAATATGGTTAGTGATCAACCTCATCAGTTTATTGAGCGGCTGTTTTCGATCTTAGAATTTCAGCAACTACCTGATATAAAGGCTTAG